One stretch of Schlesneria sp. DSM 10557 DNA includes these proteins:
- a CDS encoding MFS transporter, with product MTESTATNAGLRRTVPLLMLVVACGHFNRISISVIGSERLIPQYGLTPERMGLVYSAFLLSYTLAMLPGGWLIDRYGARAALMFWGFGSVVFVGLNAAASALQSDALALWTSLVVIRSALGIFNAPLHPASAAMVCERVAPRSRAFANGLVTFGAIIGIASTYRVMGSMIDNFDWSTALIISSVVTLIVTLIWTLSTRPNENTDAHRAVTKRPTMSFREISPVLLQRSVICIALSYGAYGYFQYLFFYWIQYFFETIQHLDKSVARDYSTIITGAMGIGMVCGGWLTDLVPQSLSPRLRRAIVPVIGMIASGAVFELGLITSDPQLTFISLAIASALIGACEGPFWTTSVELGGRYGGITGSLMNTVGNLGGTISPYITPWLGALFAARYGEVLGWKMSLAVAGAIVIVGALLWWGIDPIVQTQKTDDKPAD from the coding sequence TTGACAGAATCCACTGCGACGAATGCTGGTCTGCGTCGAACAGTTCCACTGCTCATGCTGGTTGTCGCCTGTGGACACTTCAATCGCATCAGTATTTCTGTCATCGGCAGCGAACGGCTGATTCCCCAATATGGGCTCACCCCGGAAAGGATGGGGTTGGTCTACTCTGCGTTCCTGCTTTCTTACACGCTGGCAATGTTGCCTGGTGGCTGGTTAATCGATCGATACGGGGCTCGCGCAGCCCTGATGTTCTGGGGCTTCGGCTCCGTCGTCTTCGTTGGACTGAATGCCGCAGCGTCTGCTCTGCAAAGCGACGCACTCGCTCTTTGGACGAGTCTCGTTGTGATCCGTTCTGCACTTGGAATCTTCAATGCTCCTCTACATCCCGCGTCCGCAGCGATGGTGTGTGAACGCGTCGCCCCCCGATCTCGGGCTTTCGCCAACGGGCTGGTCACGTTCGGGGCAATCATTGGGATCGCATCGACCTACCGTGTGATGGGATCGATGATTGACAACTTCGATTGGTCAACGGCCCTCATTATCTCGAGCGTTGTCACGCTGATCGTAACACTCATCTGGACACTCAGCACACGTCCGAACGAGAACACGGATGCTCATCGGGCAGTGACAAAGCGTCCGACCATGTCGTTTCGGGAGATCTCCCCGGTCCTGCTGCAGCGCAGCGTCATCTGTATCGCACTGAGCTACGGAGCGTACGGCTACTTTCAATATCTGTTCTTCTATTGGATTCAATACTTCTTCGAGACGATTCAACATTTGGACAAGTCTGTTGCTCGCGACTACTCGACGATCATTACGGGTGCTATGGGTATCGGCATGGTCTGCGGTGGCTGGCTTACGGACTTGGTTCCGCAATCGCTTTCGCCACGGCTCAGGCGGGCCATCGTTCCCGTCATCGGTATGATTGCCAGCGGGGCCGTATTCGAATTGGGCCTCATCACCTCCGATCCTCAACTCACTTTTATCTCACTGGCGATCGCTTCCGCCTTGATCGGAGCCTGCGAAGGCCCGTTCTGGACAACCTCCGTGGAATTGGGCGGTCGTTATGGCGGTATCACTGGCAGCCTGATGAATACCGTCGGAAACCTGGGGGGAACAATCTCGCCCTATATCACTCCTTGGCTGGGAGCCCTGTTCGCTGCACGTTACGGCGAAGTTCTTGGCTGGAAAATGAGCCTGGCCGTCGCCGGCGCCATCGTCATCGTTGGTGCCCTGCTCTGGTGGGGAATCGACCCCATCGTCCAGACTCAAAAGACTGACGACAAACCGGCCGACTGA
- a CDS encoding DUF1553 domain-containing protein — protein MKCITPYILILLAAISSASVRGEDSIGEPSQDQAGLRFFETKVRPLLVEHCYECHGPDSCKGEADLRVDSLEGLLKGGLSGPALTRGEPSQSLLMFAVKHDGAVAMPPKKKLPQAEIDALGAWIKMGAPWPGSAKVVAAAKATDEPDQWNQEAREFWAFQPIRVVDPPEVGDAEWSASPIDRFVLARLNVAGLKPAAGADKSTLLRRVTLDLLGVPPTPAEVDAFLHDQRPDAFEHVVNRLLESPLYGERWGRHWLDVARYADSNGMDDNLAYSDAWRYRDYVISSFNTDKPFDRFIHEQLAGDILAGSDPKRRDELVVATGFLTIGPKMLAEDDPVKQQLDIVDEQLDTTCRVLMGLTMGCARCHDHKYDPLSLSDYYSLAGIFNSTKTMITFRVDSKWNTTGLGGVEAALRLEDLEQIADRHDNALVNGNTLVMTPEERSAHANLLDKVWKEYALIPKAMAVAEGEIGDLEIRLRGNHLTRGAVAPRRFPSIFANVEASPISMSSSGRWELAKWLTSDSHPLPARVLVNRVWRWHFGQGLVRTVDNFGKLGETPSHPELLDFLSRQFIAEGWSLKKLHRHILLSKTWQMSTARNEQAAQIDPDNRLLWHRSRQRMEAEVLRDSLLSVSGLLDPGMGGPAMESTPFQNLSLGGLARKPELYQSTRRSVYLPVLRGAVYDVFQAFDYPDPAILNGDRATTTVASQALFMMNGELVHQAARKLGETITAEPLPSDRDRLQQLCQRLFCRAADDDELEQWSRFLTQYQLAGSLRTESEADRRKLAWEGLCRALLSSNEFIYIN, from the coding sequence ATGAAGTGCATTACCCCTTACATCCTTATCTTACTTGCGGCGATCAGTAGTGCCTCTGTTCGCGGAGAAGACTCCATCGGCGAGCCGAGCCAGGACCAGGCTGGTCTTCGATTCTTCGAAACAAAAGTTCGGCCTTTGCTGGTTGAGCACTGCTACGAATGTCACGGTCCTGATTCCTGCAAGGGAGAAGCGGACCTGCGGGTCGATTCTCTGGAAGGATTACTGAAGGGGGGGCTATCGGGCCCCGCATTGACGCGAGGTGAGCCGTCGCAAAGCCTGCTGATGTTTGCGGTGAAGCACGACGGCGCCGTGGCAATGCCTCCGAAGAAGAAGCTGCCACAAGCCGAGATCGATGCTCTCGGAGCGTGGATCAAAATGGGAGCCCCCTGGCCGGGATCGGCGAAGGTTGTTGCTGCCGCAAAGGCCACTGACGAACCAGATCAGTGGAATCAAGAGGCTCGCGAGTTCTGGGCATTTCAGCCGATCCGAGTAGTCGATCCGCCCGAAGTTGGCGATGCTGAGTGGTCGGCCTCTCCGATTGATCGTTTCGTCCTGGCGCGTCTCAATGTCGCCGGGCTAAAGCCTGCCGCCGGTGCCGACAAAAGTACGCTGTTGCGCCGAGTCACTCTCGACCTGTTAGGCGTCCCCCCGACCCCAGCGGAAGTCGATGCGTTTCTGCATGATCAACGCCCTGACGCTTTTGAACACGTGGTGAACCGACTTTTAGAGTCACCTTTGTACGGAGAGCGTTGGGGACGCCATTGGCTGGATGTGGCGCGTTACGCCGACAGTAATGGAATGGACGACAACCTTGCTTACTCCGATGCCTGGCGATATCGAGACTACGTCATTTCTTCGTTTAACACGGACAAGCCTTTCGATCGTTTCATTCACGAGCAATTAGCCGGAGACATTCTGGCTGGCAGTGATCCGAAGAGGCGTGACGAATTGGTGGTCGCGACCGGGTTTCTGACGATCGGTCCTAAAATGCTCGCTGAAGACGATCCTGTCAAACAGCAACTCGACATTGTCGACGAACAACTCGATACCACCTGCCGTGTCTTGATGGGACTGACAATGGGGTGTGCACGTTGTCACGACCATAAATATGATCCACTTTCGCTGAGTGACTATTATTCTCTGGCCGGGATCTTCAACAGCACTAAGACAATGATCACATTCCGCGTCGATTCCAAATGGAATACCACGGGACTTGGTGGTGTGGAAGCGGCGTTGCGATTGGAAGATTTGGAGCAGATTGCTGATCGCCATGACAATGCGCTCGTGAATGGCAATACGCTCGTAATGACTCCGGAAGAGCGATCGGCACATGCCAACCTGCTCGATAAGGTGTGGAAAGAATACGCCCTGATTCCGAAAGCGATGGCCGTCGCAGAAGGAGAAATCGGTGATCTGGAAATCCGCTTGCGAGGAAATCATCTGACACGAGGCGCTGTGGCCCCACGCCGCTTCCCTTCGATTTTTGCCAACGTTGAAGCGTCACCCATCAGTATGTCGAGTAGCGGACGCTGGGAGCTGGCGAAATGGCTGACCAGCGACAGTCATCCCCTTCCCGCTCGCGTCCTGGTCAATCGCGTCTGGCGCTGGCATTTCGGACAGGGCCTGGTCCGCACCGTTGATAACTTCGGAAAGCTGGGCGAGACACCTAGCCATCCCGAGCTACTCGACTTTCTTTCACGCCAGTTCATTGCAGAGGGCTGGTCTCTGAAGAAACTGCATCGTCACATATTACTGTCGAAGACCTGGCAGATGAGCACCGCCAGGAATGAGCAAGCAGCTCAGATCGATCCCGATAATCGACTGTTGTGGCATCGATCGCGACAGCGAATGGAAGCGGAAGTGCTGCGTGATTCGCTGCTGTCGGTGAGTGGGTTACTTGACCCTGGCATGGGGGGACCGGCCATGGAATCAACGCCATTCCAGAATCTGTCTCTCGGGGGACTTGCCCGAAAGCCTGAACTTTACCAATCGACTCGTCGCAGTGTTTATCTCCCGGTGTTGCGGGGAGCTGTTTATGACGTATTCCAGGCGTTTGATTACCCGGACCCTGCAATCCTGAACGGAGATCGGGCGACGACAACCGTCGCATCACAGGCCCTTTTCATGATGAATGGGGAACTCGTCCATCAGGCGGCCCGGAAGCTGGGCGAAACCATCACCGCGGAACCTCTGCCATCCGATCGCGATCGTTTGCAGCAGCTCTGCCAGCGACTGTTCTGCCGTGCTGCGGATGATGACGAGCTAGAGCAGTGGTCCCGGTTTTTGACACAGTATCAATTAGCAGGCTCTCTACGGACGGAATCCGAAGCAGACCGGCGCAAACTTGCGTGGGAAGGGCTTTGTCGTGCACTGCTCTCCTCCAACGAATTTATCTACATCAATTAA
- a CDS encoding alpha/beta fold hydrolase, producing the protein MRRRCYSLLKFRLITCIVAVFALSRSGLSAENEQVRWTPDIVFATVADETLKLNLARPASGEGPFPVIVCIHGGGFSGGRREDYDDLCRKFAARGFAAATIDYRLSPKHRWPAHIYDCKASIRWLRAHAAEYRLDPDKIGAMGSSAGGHLSQFLAVTNDVQEFVGDHTHLDQSSKVNCVAAWAQASDFTREYGVWKEAPEAFKGFLGADLTAQTRRLHVRASPLFWVTPNAAPTLLVHGTADQDVLFVQSVWIHERLLSAEVETHLVLIEGGGHGLTGAHLHQAEEATFEFFERQFQLKK; encoded by the coding sequence ATGCGACGGCGTTGCTACTCGTTGCTGAAATTTCGGCTCATTACCTGCATCGTAGCGGTATTCGCTCTCAGCCGCTCTGGGCTGTCGGCAGAGAACGAACAGGTCAGGTGGACTCCCGACATTGTTTTTGCCACGGTGGCTGACGAAACACTGAAGCTGAATCTCGCGCGACCTGCCTCAGGAGAAGGCCCCTTCCCTGTCATCGTCTGCATTCACGGAGGAGGATTCTCCGGAGGACGCCGTGAAGACTATGACGACCTTTGTCGAAAGTTTGCGGCACGCGGTTTCGCGGCAGCAACGATCGACTATCGGTTGTCACCCAAGCACCGCTGGCCAGCACATATTTACGACTGCAAAGCCTCCATTCGCTGGTTACGCGCTCATGCGGCTGAATATCGACTCGATCCAGACAAAATTGGAGCGATGGGAAGTTCGGCGGGGGGACATCTCTCTCAGTTCCTGGCAGTTACCAACGACGTTCAGGAGTTCGTCGGCGATCACACACATCTCGATCAGTCGAGTAAGGTGAATTGCGTCGCAGCATGGGCGCAGGCGAGCGATTTCACTCGTGAATACGGCGTCTGGAAGGAAGCGCCAGAAGCATTTAAAGGTTTTTTAGGAGCGGACCTGACCGCTCAGACAAGACGACTGCATGTGCGTGCCAGTCCGCTGTTCTGGGTCACTCCTAACGCAGCGCCAACGTTGCTGGTCCATGGAACAGCGGATCAGGACGTGTTGTTCGTACAGTCTGTCTGGATCCACGAGCGTCTGTTGTCGGCCGAAGTTGAGACACACTTGGTCCTCATCGAAGGGGGCGGACACGGGCTGACGGGGGCTCACTTGCATCAGGCCGAGGAGGCGACGTTCGAATTTTTTGAACGGCAGTTTCAATTGAAGAAATAG
- a CDS encoding GntR family transcriptional regulator, producing MTSKFPVEALTKSRQAFLDLREQILDGRIPAGTHLTLRPIAKSLGVTVAAVSEAVRELAHEQLVDFEPNYGARVKRFDAETVRSQHVLRIAIECEAIRRCTVQIGSRKLDELQAMAEEVDRLVDVEENLTEARQKDLLFHLQIAENSGIPSLPIALKSCHLVRLLAIDEAQDDALPIPNRTHAELVEAIRSRDVDAAEAAMRDHCERSLQLQLRKTFGTIGQ from the coding sequence ATGACAAGTAAATTTCCGGTCGAAGCGTTGACCAAATCTCGGCAGGCATTTTTGGATCTGCGCGAACAGATCCTGGACGGTCGGATTCCGGCGGGAACCCATTTGACCTTGCGACCGATCGCCAAATCGCTGGGTGTGACGGTTGCCGCAGTCTCGGAAGCCGTGCGCGAGCTGGCTCACGAACAGCTTGTCGACTTCGAGCCGAACTACGGCGCACGCGTGAAGCGGTTCGACGCGGAAACCGTCAGAAGTCAGCACGTTCTGCGTATCGCCATTGAATGTGAGGCCATTCGCCGTTGTACGGTCCAGATTGGAAGCCGCAAGCTCGACGAACTGCAGGCGATGGCAGAGGAAGTCGATCGCCTGGTGGATGTGGAAGAAAATCTCACTGAAGCTCGGCAGAAAGACCTGCTGTTTCATCTGCAGATTGCAGAAAACTCGGGCATCCCATCACTGCCAATCGCGCTCAAGTCATGTCATCTCGTACGGTTGCTCGCGATTGACGAAGCACAGGACGACGCCCTGCCCATCCCTAACCGCACGCACGCGGAGCTCGTGGAAGCAATTCGTTCTCGCGATGTCGATGCAGCCGAAGCAGCAATGCGTGATCATTGCGAACGGTCTCTGCAACTGCAGTTGCGAAAAACGTTCGGAACGATCGGACAGTAA
- a CDS encoding N,N-dimethylformamidase beta subunit family domain-containing protein, which yields MSDPTRREFLAVASSVLASAGLNATERNAAQAASQPKREAESKAIPPHRVQIVDGVHAYTDKVNVAAGEIIRFHVSSSYPYELQVCRLGTDVDSPSRDQVLHSFGSSPAAVQAIHTGSYLAVEKALDAKVELSEFAIELWIKRWRTLERQAIVSQFDDADACGFALFVNEDGSLGFYLGDGGVYDEKKLHTTPPDQLKMVINPEGLKSYPDNTPSSVLENKWHHVVAQYDGKTKQVWVDGVKVSEWQHSGPFRPGTAPLRVGASGQNGRASALLDADIAMPALYRKSLTAAEIASRMATQGLKAPTGSELLACWRLDEERGDLVADSSGHGRNARIVNLGTWMIGGPSFNAAVERFGTYDPFKDPKRGHGLRLSSDDLFDCRWDVSHEYRIPATARSGMYVGRIRFQLDGEERLYHTIFIVNKAASRAKAPIALICATNSWKAYSATSFSPSWKGLKKSIGNNGFANSEGDPPAYCFYRPHRAGQGTYQLGFRMPWPVVGPYVLMGPEEWDYSHLSRQDRFTQVWLETKGYSYDVLTDAELHLDPNLLDGYQAVFVVGHSEYWSFEAMNAMGRYLDRGGNAVVLSGNTAFWRVSFNEDATVMECRKCDAPGSAIPAERRGELWHSHDGQRGGMSRECGFPVWRLFGLEYFSLEGVGWPGVGPYVVRNPDHFLFKGPKPLNLKAGDTFGGTPGKPFPQPIGHEGDVRVSTMAKYLVEAAPPGGTQPTEDPAGMTLLADGYADPKKIAFAWDYFQRLVMPDKLPPLTAAAEMILWDRPGGGNVFHSGSINSGSTLASDPSWSNLMHNVLSHFGCQPEQRA from the coding sequence ATGTCCGATCCAACGCGTCGTGAGTTCCTCGCCGTTGCGAGCAGTGTCCTGGCGTCAGCCGGCTTGAACGCAACAGAGCGAAATGCCGCACAGGCGGCCTCGCAGCCAAAACGTGAAGCCGAATCGAAAGCGATTCCGCCTCATCGAGTACAGATCGTGGACGGGGTTCATGCTTATACGGACAAAGTGAATGTTGCTGCGGGCGAAATCATCCGCTTCCACGTGAGCAGTTCTTATCCCTATGAATTGCAGGTCTGTCGCTTGGGGACGGATGTTGATAGCCCGTCCCGTGATCAGGTGCTTCACAGCTTCGGTTCGTCTCCTGCAGCCGTGCAGGCGATCCATACCGGATCTTATCTTGCTGTGGAAAAGGCGCTGGATGCCAAAGTGGAACTATCCGAATTCGCCATCGAACTGTGGATCAAACGGTGGCGAACCCTGGAGCGGCAGGCGATCGTCAGTCAGTTCGATGACGCAGATGCCTGCGGGTTTGCACTATTCGTCAACGAAGATGGCTCATTGGGGTTTTACCTGGGCGATGGTGGTGTCTACGACGAGAAAAAACTTCATACGACTCCACCCGATCAACTTAAGATGGTGATTAACCCGGAAGGGCTGAAATCCTATCCCGACAACACTCCCAGTTCGGTGCTCGAAAATAAATGGCACCACGTTGTCGCCCAGTACGACGGCAAAACAAAGCAGGTTTGGGTCGATGGTGTAAAAGTGAGTGAGTGGCAGCACTCGGGCCCATTCCGTCCGGGAACGGCGCCGCTACGTGTCGGTGCCTCAGGCCAGAACGGGCGCGCGTCGGCCCTGCTCGATGCCGATATCGCGATGCCCGCACTCTATCGAAAGTCACTTACCGCTGCTGAGATCGCGTCGCGCATGGCAACACAGGGATTGAAGGCTCCAACCGGATCGGAACTGCTGGCGTGTTGGCGGTTAGACGAAGAACGTGGCGATCTCGTCGCGGATTCGAGTGGCCACGGACGAAATGCTCGCATCGTCAATCTTGGAACGTGGATGATTGGCGGCCCCAGCTTCAATGCGGCCGTCGAGCGATTCGGAACTTATGATCCCTTCAAAGATCCCAAGCGAGGCCATGGCCTCAGATTGTCGTCCGACGACCTGTTCGACTGCCGATGGGATGTGTCGCATGAGTATCGCATACCGGCAACAGCGCGCTCGGGGATGTATGTCGGACGGATCCGCTTTCAGTTGGACGGCGAAGAGCGGCTCTATCATACCATCTTCATCGTGAACAAGGCCGCCTCGCGCGCGAAAGCCCCAATCGCGCTCATCTGCGCAACGAACAGTTGGAAGGCCTATTCAGCCACGTCATTCAGCCCCAGTTGGAAGGGATTGAAGAAGTCGATCGGCAATAATGGGTTTGCAAACAGTGAAGGTGATCCTCCAGCCTATTGCTTCTATCGGCCTCATCGTGCTGGACAGGGAACCTATCAACTCGGCTTCCGCATGCCCTGGCCGGTCGTCGGTCCGTATGTCTTGATGGGGCCCGAAGAATGGGACTACAGCCATCTGAGTCGGCAGGACCGATTTACTCAGGTCTGGCTGGAAACGAAGGGCTACTCGTACGATGTCTTGACGGATGCCGAGCTGCATCTCGATCCTAATCTGCTCGACGGATATCAGGCGGTCTTCGTCGTCGGGCACAGTGAATACTGGTCGTTCGAAGCCATGAACGCGATGGGACGTTATCTCGATCGGGGCGGCAACGCCGTTGTCTTGTCCGGGAATACCGCCTTCTGGCGCGTCTCGTTCAACGAAGATGCGACTGTCATGGAGTGTCGTAAGTGTGACGCACCGGGCTCAGCGATTCCTGCCGAACGACGGGGCGAGCTCTGGCACAGTCATGACGGCCAGCGCGGCGGCATGTCACGTGAATGCGGCTTCCCGGTATGGCGTCTGTTCGGACTGGAATACTTCTCACTCGAGGGGGTTGGCTGGCCCGGCGTCGGCCCGTATGTCGTCCGAAATCCTGACCATTTCCTCTTCAAGGGACCCAAACCCCTGAACCTGAAGGCCGGAGACACGTTCGGCGGTACACCTGGCAAGCCGTTCCCACAACCGATCGGTCACGAAGGGGACGTGCGAGTTTCAACGATGGCCAAATACCTGGTCGAAGCAGCACCCCCCGGTGGCACTCAACCCACAGAAGATCCCGCGGGAATGACGTTGCTTGCGGATGGCTACGCCGATCCGAAAAAAATTGCATTTGCCTGGGACTACTTCCAACGACTTGTGATGCCCGACAAACTGCCTCCGCTCACCGCGGCCGCCGAAATGATTTTGTGGGACCGACCCGGTGGAGGCAACGTCTTTCATTCCGGCTCCATCAATTCCGGCTCAACACTTGCAAGCGACCCGAGTTGGTCGAACTTGATGCACAATGTGCTGAGTCACTTTGGCTGCCAGCCCGAGCAACGAGCATAA
- a CDS encoding ABC transporter ATP-binding protein has product MLEARELTKAYRSHVALSQLNLCILPGEVFCLLGANGAGKSTTIKLFLNFISPTSGEVKINGLNPRAHPAQTRSWLGYIPEQVSLYPRLSGIENLRYFASLAGESNLHRQRLSDALKQAGLPESAIDRRAADYSKGMRQKVVIALALVRRVKGLLLDEPTSGLDPQAAHEFSRVLRQLSDEGVAILMASHDLYQVRQIASRIGIMRQGVLVETFQSMDVSHLELEQRALQLMK; this is encoded by the coding sequence ATGCTGGAAGCCCGAGAACTCACCAAAGCCTATCGCTCACATGTGGCGCTGAGCCAGCTGAATCTGTGCATTCTACCGGGCGAAGTCTTTTGCCTGCTGGGCGCCAATGGCGCTGGCAAATCGACCACCATCAAACTGTTCCTGAATTTCATCAGCCCGACTTCTGGTGAAGTAAAGATCAACGGCCTCAATCCCCGGGCCCATCCCGCACAGACCAGATCCTGGCTCGGCTATATTCCAGAACAGGTCTCGCTGTATCCTCGCCTGTCAGGGATTGAGAATCTGAGATATTTTGCTTCCCTAGCGGGAGAAAGCAACCTGCACCGTCAGCGACTATCAGACGCATTGAAACAAGCGGGGTTGCCTGAAAGTGCGATCGATCGAAGAGCAGCCGATTATTCCAAGGGAATGCGACAAAAAGTCGTGATCGCCCTGGCACTTGTCCGTCGCGTCAAGGGCCTGTTGCTGGATGAGCCGACCTCGGGGCTTGATCCTCAAGCGGCACACGAGTTCTCGCGAGTCCTGCGTCAATTGAGCGACGAAGGTGTGGCAATCCTGATGGCCAGTCATGACCTCTATCAAGTTCGCCAGATCGCCTCACGAATCGGCATTATGCGACAAGGCGTTCTCGTCGAAACATTCCAGTCAATGGACGTCAGTCATTTAGAACTGGAGCAACGGGCACTGCAGTTGATGAAATAA
- a CDS encoding DUF1501 domain-containing protein — protein MKHQPRSIPCQPVWSRRDMLSGMGAGFGGLALSAMLAEKASGSEGPLAPKESHFTPRVKRVIMLFMFGGPSHLDTFDYKPFLTRDSGKPLPAESRPRVVSFPNRMGNLVGTPFDFKRHGESGMWMSSLFSELPRHADDLCMINSMYCSNSRHGGAVLEWHTGTDTFVRPSMGSWITYGLGTENQNFPGYVTICQDLSQGGANNFGSAFLPAAYQGTPLGYYGLKPQEAQIPFIGNGSARRDLQRMEIELIAGMDHRQSLSRGPDSELDARIASFELAYRLQTEAPEMQDLTKESKATHALYGLEDPATAEFGTQCLLARRFAERGVRFVQCNLSGWDAHARLKEDHTQLTHAIDKPIAGLLTDLKQRGLWDDTLVVWGGEFGRTPTCEGADGRDHNPHGYTMWLAGGGVKGGLTWGKTDDYGYFATADKVHVHDLHATILHLLGLDHKRLTYRYAGRDFRLTDVHGEIVDGILT, from the coding sequence ATGAAGCATCAACCTCGTTCAATACCTTGCCAGCCTGTCTGGTCTCGACGTGATATGTTGTCGGGCATGGGAGCTGGATTTGGTGGTCTAGCGCTATCCGCCATGCTGGCCGAAAAGGCATCCGGTTCGGAGGGCCCTCTTGCGCCGAAAGAATCTCATTTCACCCCACGCGTCAAACGGGTGATCATGCTGTTCATGTTCGGCGGTCCATCGCATCTGGATACGTTCGACTACAAGCCGTTCCTCACCCGAGACAGTGGAAAGCCGTTGCCCGCCGAGAGTCGCCCCCGAGTCGTCTCATTCCCCAATCGCATGGGAAATCTCGTTGGTACGCCGTTCGACTTCAAACGTCACGGTGAAAGCGGGATGTGGATGAGTTCCCTGTTCTCTGAACTGCCGCGTCATGCAGACGACTTGTGCATGATTAATTCGATGTACTGTTCCAATTCCCGTCATGGAGGTGCCGTGCTGGAATGGCATACGGGAACCGACACCTTTGTTCGCCCCAGTATGGGATCGTGGATCACGTACGGATTGGGAACAGAAAACCAGAACTTCCCCGGTTACGTCACGATCTGCCAGGATCTTTCGCAAGGCGGGGCGAACAATTTTGGATCGGCGTTTCTTCCCGCCGCGTACCAGGGCACTCCCCTGGGATACTATGGACTGAAACCACAAGAAGCCCAAATCCCCTTCATCGGTAACGGCAGTGCTCGCCGCGATCTTCAGAGGATGGAGATCGAACTGATCGCAGGCATGGACCACCGCCAATCTCTTTCACGCGGGCCTGACAGCGAATTGGACGCACGTATCGCTTCCTTCGAACTCGCTTACCGATTGCAGACCGAAGCACCAGAGATGCAGGATCTGACGAAGGAATCAAAAGCGACTCACGCACTGTATGGACTCGAGGATCCCGCAACGGCCGAGTTTGGCACGCAATGTCTACTCGCCCGGCGATTCGCCGAACGTGGTGTCCGCTTCGTGCAGTGCAACCTCAGCGGCTGGGACGCTCATGCCCGGTTGAAGGAAGATCATACTCAATTGACGCATGCCATCGACAAACCGATCGCCGGGTTGTTGACGGACCTGAAACAGCGAGGCCTTTGGGACGACACGCTAGTCGTGTGGGGGGGGGAATTTGGCCGTACTCCCACCTGTGAAGGAGCCGATGGTCGTGACCATAATCCGCACGGCTACACCATGTGGTTGGCGGGTGGCGGTGTCAAAGGGGGGCTGACATGGGGGAAAACGGACGACTATGGATATTTCGCCACGGCGGACAAGGTTCATGTGCATGACCTCCACGCCACGATCCTGCATCTGCTCGGCCTGGATCATAAGCGTTTGACTTATCGCTATGCCGGGCGCGATTTTCGCCTGACCGATGTGCATGGTGAGATTGTTGATGGAATTCTTACCTGA